Proteins from a genomic interval of Croceicoccus naphthovorans:
- the traA gene encoding Ti-type conjugative transfer relaxase TraA, which yields MAIFHFSAKVIGRSSGRSAVAAAAYRAGEQLHDERIDRTHDFINKAGVLHSEVMLPKGAPEAFADRATLWNAVEAAEKRKDAQLAREVEFALPRELSKKDNIKLAREFVKAEFVEKGMIADLNVHWDIGEDGKAKPHAHVMLTMREVTKDGFGAKVRDWNKTALIEQWRERWADHVNRALAERDIDARIDHRSLEAQGIALEPQDKIGPAASRIGGRGLEAERIEEHRAIAQRNGERIIANPALAMDAITHQQATFTRRDLAAFVHRHSDGKEQFDAVYNAVRASPDLIALGKDGRGQDRFTSRAMIETEQRLHRAADAMAQRARHGVEEMQRNAAFARAAKRGLVLSGEQESAFEHVTNSKGLAVVVGYAGTGKSAMLGVAREAWESAGYSVRGAALSGIAAEGLENGSGIASRTIASLEHQWGKGRDQLNTKDVLVIDEAGMVGTRQMERVLSHAAKADAKVVLVGDQQQLQAIEAGAAFRAIHERHGGVEISEVRRQLSAWQQDATRHLATGHTGEAIQTYEERGMVHAAATREAARADLIERWDQERQASLDDSRIILTHTNDEVRELNKMAREKMREAGALGVDATIKAARGERQFASGERIIFLRNERGLGVKNGTLGTVAKASAQNMAVRTDDGREVAFDTKDYAHIDHGYAATIHKAQGMTVNRTHVLATPGMDSHSAYVAMSRHREGLALHYGHDDFANQSKLVRTLSRERGKDMAGDYKPEQAFAELRGISFRERVLEMVRQVPEKARSIFGNFRPQARQLEALPAQTNTQNDQRRAVERYARALGDIGTMQAQGLPVLPHQKDALEKAGKALESIRPHAATDLAKALERRPELIAEGVGGRSQEAMRAMQHEAAVRTDPALRTERFVSDWQGLSTARKQLEQQGDRAGVARVSAKQNELAKGLERDPQVEGLLRGKTRELGIDPKPERSIANELTATLARERTRAFDMGI from the coding sequence ATGGCAATCTTTCACTTCAGCGCAAAGGTCATCGGAAGGTCGAGCGGACGCAGTGCCGTTGCGGCTGCGGCCTATCGTGCAGGCGAGCAACTGCACGATGAGCGCATCGACAGAACCCATGATTTCATCAACAAGGCAGGCGTCCTTCATTCCGAAGTGATGCTGCCCAAAGGCGCGCCCGAAGCCTTCGCCGACCGGGCCACTTTGTGGAACGCGGTCGAGGCAGCCGAGAAACGCAAGGATGCCCAGCTTGCCCGCGAGGTGGAGTTCGCCCTGCCGCGCGAGTTGTCCAAGAAGGACAACATCAAGCTGGCGCGCGAGTTCGTGAAAGCCGAGTTCGTCGAGAAAGGCATGATTGCCGATCTCAATGTCCATTGGGATATTGGCGAGGACGGGAAGGCCAAGCCGCACGCGCATGTCATGCTCACCATGCGGGAGGTCACCAAGGACGGGTTTGGCGCAAAGGTCCGCGACTGGAACAAGACCGCGCTGATCGAACAATGGCGCGAGCGCTGGGCCGATCATGTGAACCGCGCCCTGGCAGAACGCGACATCGACGCGCGGATCGATCATCGCAGCCTGGAAGCGCAGGGCATTGCGCTGGAGCCGCAGGACAAGATCGGCCCAGCAGCCTCGCGCATTGGCGGGCGCGGGCTGGAAGCCGAGCGGATCGAGGAACACCGCGCGATTGCCCAGCGCAATGGCGAACGCATCATCGCTAATCCCGCGCTGGCCATGGATGCGATCACCCACCAGCAGGCGACCTTTACGCGACGTGACCTTGCCGCCTTCGTTCACCGCCATAGCGACGGGAAGGAACAGTTCGATGCTGTCTACAATGCGGTGCGCGCATCACCCGACCTGATTGCGCTGGGCAAGGATGGGCGCGGGCAGGATCGCTTCACTTCACGCGCGATGATCGAGACCGAACAGCGCCTGCACCGCGCCGCCGACGCAATGGCGCAGCGTGCAAGGCATGGCGTCGAAGAAATGCAGCGGAACGCCGCTTTCGCAAGAGCTGCGAAGCGCGGCCTGGTGCTCTCCGGCGAGCAAGAATCCGCCTTCGAGCATGTCACCAACAGCAAGGGTCTTGCGGTTGTCGTTGGCTATGCCGGGACCGGCAAAAGCGCGATGCTGGGAGTGGCGCGCGAGGCATGGGAAAGCGCTGGCTATTCCGTGCGGGGCGCAGCCCTGTCCGGTATCGCCGCCGAAGGATTGGAGAACGGGTCCGGCATCGCATCGCGCACTATTGCCAGTCTTGAGCATCAGTGGGGCAAAGGACGCGATCAGCTGAATACCAAAGATGTGCTCGTCATTGATGAAGCGGGAATGGTCGGAACGCGCCAGATGGAGCGCGTGCTGTCCCATGCCGCCAAGGCCGATGCGAAGGTGGTTCTGGTCGGCGACCAGCAGCAGCTTCAGGCCATCGAGGCGGGCGCGGCGTTCCGAGCGATCCATGAGCGCCACGGCGGCGTCGAAATCAGCGAGGTCCGCCGCCAGCTTTCGGCCTGGCAGCAGGATGCGACCCGGCACCTCGCCACGGGCCACACCGGCGAAGCGATTCAGACCTACGAAGAGCGCGGCATGGTCCATGCCGCCGCGACGCGCGAGGCTGCGCGCGCCGACCTGATCGAGCGCTGGGATCAGGAACGGCAAGCCAGCCTCGACGACAGCCGGATCATCCTCACCCACACCAATGACGAGGTGCGCGAGCTGAACAAGATGGCGCGCGAAAAGATGCGAGAAGCTGGCGCGCTAGGTGTCGATGCCACGATCAAAGCGGCGCGTGGCGAACGGCAGTTTGCATCGGGCGAGCGGATCATCTTCCTGCGCAACGAGCGCGGGCTTGGGGTGAAGAACGGGACGCTGGGCACGGTGGCGAAAGCCAGCGCACAGAACATGGCTGTCCGCACCGATGATGGCCGCGAGGTTGCGTTCGACACCAAGGACTATGCCCACATCGATCATGGCTACGCCGCCACGATCCACAAGGCGCAGGGCATGACGGTGAACCGCACCCATGTACTCGCCACGCCGGGCATGGACAGCCATTCCGCCTATGTCGCCATGTCACGTCACCGCGAGGGGCTGGCCCTCCACTATGGCCACGATGACTTCGCCAATCAGTCGAAACTTGTCCGCACGCTGAGCCGCGAGCGCGGGAAAGACATGGCAGGCGACTACAAGCCCGAGCAGGCCTTCGCCGAACTGCGCGGCATCAGCTTCCGCGAGCGGGTCTTGGAGATGGTTCGGCAGGTGCCGGAGAAGGCCAGATCTATCTTCGGAAACTTCCGTCCGCAGGCCCGACAGCTCGAAGCGCTTCCGGCACAAACCAACACGCAGAACGACCAGCGCCGCGCGGTCGAACGCTACGCCCGCGCGCTTGGCGATATCGGTACGATGCAGGCCCAGGGCTTGCCCGTGCTTCCGCACCAGAAGGATGCGCTGGAGAAGGCTGGAAAGGCGCTCGAATCAATCCGGCCCCATGCCGCCACCGATCTTGCCAAGGCGCTGGAGCGGCGTCCTGAACTGATTGCAGAGGGCGTTGGCGGGCGCAGCCAGGAAGCCATGCGCGCCATGCAGCACGAAGCCGCCGTGCGGACCGATCCGGCGCTTCGAACCGAGCGCTTTGTCAGCGACTGGCAGGGGTTGAGCACAGCGCGAAAACAGCTTGAGCAGCAAGGCGACCGTGCCGGAGTTGCCCGCGTCTCGGCCAAGCAGAACGAACTGGCGAAGGGGCTGGAGCGCGATCCGCAGGTCGAAGGTCTGCTGCGCGGCAAGACCCGCGAACTCGGCATCGATCCCAAACCCGAACGCAGCATCGCCAATGAACTCACCGCAACCCTCGCCCGAGAGCGCACCCGCGCATTCGACATGGGAATTTAG
- a CDS encoding DUF6118 family protein, producing the protein MEDDHIEEVQLDLEVEEPPAPAPEPEAVTETDPAAEAFARLEGEMAMVRHTVQNLARERADIVIPDYTATLGQIADQLEKASDRLADIGNKPAIELTPEDIAVQIKRTSLDMLRDASDLFRHGRKDLDLATGRLAAIVGRVRTEGEQKRQTWRFAGMGLAAGITLWSILPGTIARAVPESWHWPEWMAERALGDTSRWNAGSRMMQSADPLAWHVLVAAADMQRDNRDKIEDCRKRANSSGKNVSCTLQIRAQNGDE; encoded by the coding sequence ATGGAAGACGACCACATCGAAGAAGTGCAACTGGACCTCGAAGTCGAGGAACCGCCTGCCCCAGCCCCGGAGCCGGAGGCCGTGACGGAAACCGATCCGGCAGCGGAAGCCTTTGCCCGTCTTGAAGGCGAAATGGCAATGGTGCGCCATACGGTCCAGAACTTGGCCAGGGAGCGCGCCGACATCGTGATCCCGGACTACACCGCCACGCTCGGCCAGATTGCCGATCAGTTGGAGAAGGCGTCCGACAGGTTAGCAGACATCGGCAACAAGCCTGCCATTGAGCTGACCCCGGAAGACATTGCAGTGCAGATCAAACGCACCTCGCTCGATATGCTGCGCGATGCTAGCGACCTGTTCCGGCACGGACGCAAAGACCTCGACCTTGCAACCGGTCGGCTCGCCGCAATTGTCGGGCGTGTCCGCACCGAGGGCGAGCAGAAGCGTCAGACCTGGCGTTTTGCAGGCATGGGGTTGGCTGCCGGGATCACGCTCTGGTCAATCCTACCGGGCACCATTGCTCGCGCCGTGCCCGAATCTTGGCATTGGCCAGAATGGATGGCGGAAAGAGCACTCGGGGACACGTCGCGGTGGAACGCGGGCAGCAGAATGATGCAAAGTGCCGATCCTCTCGCGTGGCACGTCCTTGTTGCGGCGGCTGACATGCAGCGAGATAACCGGGACAAGATTGAAGATTGCAGGAAACGGGCGAATTCGAGCGGGAAAAACGTATCCTGCACACTCCAGATTCGGGCGCAAAACGGAGACGAGTAG
- a CDS encoding tyrosine-type recombinase/integrase, translating into METGLSSEVYRMAKINKRNVDAAVSREKDYFLWDDELPGFGLRVFASGRRSYLIQYRALGRTRRFTIGLHGVWTPEMARKEAKVLLGRVAQGDNPAEEKQIDNKAITVKELCDLYLKDLDDGLILGKGGRPKRPGTIVSDKGRINRHIVPLLGTRRVKDLTKADITKLLKDVMAGKTRRNVKTKSLRGRSIVKGGAGTASRTVGLLGGILTYAMDAGIIDINPAAGVKKPKDQVRTRRLTEDEYRKCGEILSVAARNPNYAMTVEIARLIALTGARRSEIIGLEWSEFDADNSCLRLNDSKEGASVRPIGLRVVERLENLRPDDEEQTFVFPGIRKRDQAFGGFPRQWRAIFKGTELEWMTPHILRHSFASIGNDLGFTEATISAIIGHSRSSVTSKYIHTLDTALIMAADTISGYIHGLLNGIAFKHTAYALDRQSRQAALTRFLGLGDVECSDEASDAQPMPMAA; encoded by the coding sequence GTGGAAACAGGCCTGTCGTCGGAGGTGTATCGTATGGCCAAGATTAACAAGCGGAACGTAGATGCCGCCGTTTCGCGCGAGAAGGATTATTTTCTGTGGGACGACGAGCTGCCGGGTTTCGGGCTGCGGGTCTTCGCATCAGGCAGGCGCAGCTACCTGATCCAATATCGCGCGCTCGGGCGGACTCGGCGGTTCACGATCGGCCTACATGGCGTGTGGACGCCAGAGATGGCCCGGAAGGAAGCCAAGGTGCTCCTTGGCCGAGTCGCGCAAGGCGACAATCCCGCCGAGGAAAAGCAGATCGACAACAAGGCCATCACGGTCAAGGAACTCTGTGACCTCTATCTCAAGGATTTGGATGACGGTCTCATCCTCGGCAAAGGTGGCAGGCCGAAGCGGCCGGGAACGATTGTGTCCGACAAGGGGCGCATCAATCGCCATATCGTGCCGCTGCTCGGGACGCGCCGGGTCAAGGATCTGACCAAGGCGGACATCACCAAGCTTCTGAAAGACGTGATGGCCGGCAAGACCCGGCGGAACGTAAAGACAAAAAGCCTGCGGGGCCGCTCGATCGTCAAAGGCGGCGCCGGCACGGCGTCCCGCACGGTGGGGCTGCTTGGCGGCATCCTGACCTATGCGATGGACGCGGGCATCATCGACATCAACCCGGCTGCGGGTGTGAAGAAGCCGAAGGACCAAGTCCGCACCCGGCGCCTGACCGAAGACGAGTATCGCAAGTGCGGCGAGATTCTTAGTGTGGCAGCTCGGAATCCCAACTATGCCATGACGGTCGAGATCGCACGCCTCATCGCTCTGACGGGCGCGCGGCGCAGCGAGATCATCGGGCTGGAGTGGAGCGAGTTCGACGCAGATAATAGCTGCCTGCGGCTGAACGACAGCAAGGAAGGCGCATCGGTCCGCCCGATCGGCCTGCGTGTAGTCGAGAGGCTGGAGAACCTGCGCCCCGACGATGAGGAGCAGACCTTCGTGTTCCCTGGAATACGCAAGCGCGATCAGGCGTTTGGCGGCTTCCCGCGCCAGTGGAGGGCAATCTTCAAGGGAACCGAGCTGGAATGGATGACACCGCATATCCTGCGCCACAGCTTCGCGAGCATCGGCAATGATCTCGGATTCACCGAAGCGACCATCTCCGCGATCATCGGGCATTCGCGCAGCAGCGTGACGAGCAAATATATCCACACGCTCGATACGGCGCTCATCATGGCCGCCGACACGATCTCGGGCTATATCCACGGCCTGCTGAACGGCATAGCGTTCAAACACACCGCCTACGCGTTGGACCGGCAGTCGCGGCAGGCCGCGCTCACGCGGTTCCTGGGGCTTGGCGATGTGGAATGCAGTGACGAAGCAAGCGATGCTCAGCCGATGCCGATGGCCGCTTGA
- a CDS encoding ABC-three component system protein produces MDDTQRFGYGLKFENAFLRERGKAFETLFARIMAHAHPGDFQPVRPYGPRGDLKCDGYRASDGTVFQCYAPDSMKVDPLVAKIDEDFNGAVGHWAAKMRRWEFVHNDVRGLAAEAVQKLADLGMSNPTVALAVCGEAELRSIVMGLALHQLEDLFGAVPSDRALERLDFTALRPVLLAIQRQEPDADPPLTAPSAAKLEYNALSDDAAGLLRQGRRREQLVEAFFAAWPDPDFGEEIAQAFRVRYQALKASGLSADEIFGELQAFTGGMTGEPGRQGAVLAVLSYFFERCDIFEDAIRADAT; encoded by the coding sequence TTGGACGATACGCAACGCTTTGGGTACGGATTGAAGTTTGAGAATGCCTTCTTGCGGGAGCGGGGTAAGGCGTTTGAAACCCTGTTCGCTCGCATCATGGCTCATGCTCATCCCGGCGATTTTCAGCCTGTGCGTCCCTACGGCCCTCGGGGCGACCTGAAATGCGACGGCTATCGTGCTAGCGATGGCACGGTATTTCAGTGCTACGCACCCGACAGTATGAAAGTCGATCCCCTTGTCGCAAAGATCGATGAAGACTTTAACGGAGCTGTTGGGCACTGGGCGGCAAAGATGCGGCGCTGGGAGTTCGTTCATAACGACGTGCGGGGCTTGGCCGCCGAAGCGGTCCAGAAGCTGGCAGACCTGGGAATGTCTAATCCGACCGTGGCACTAGCGGTTTGCGGTGAGGCCGAGTTGCGCTCGATTGTGATGGGGTTGGCCCTTCATCAACTCGAAGATCTCTTCGGCGCCGTTCCGTCGGATCGGGCTCTGGAAAGGCTCGATTTCACGGCCTTGCGGCCAGTCCTGCTGGCTATCCAGAGGCAGGAGCCGGATGCCGATCCGCCGCTTACAGCGCCCTCGGCAGCGAAGCTGGAATATAATGCACTGTCTGACGATGCAGCCGGCCTGCTACGGCAAGGTCGTCGCAGGGAGCAGTTGGTCGAGGCCTTTTTCGCAGCGTGGCCTGATCCGGATTTTGGAGAAGAGATCGCGCAGGCCTTTCGGGTACGCTATCAGGCACTCAAGGCGTCAGGCTTGTCGGCCGATGAAATCTTCGGCGAGCTTCAGGCGTTTACCGGGGGGATGACCGGCGAGCCCGGCCGACAAGGCGCGGTTCTTGCTGTGCTTTCCTATTTTTTTGAGCGTTGCGACATTTTTGAGGACGCGATTCGAGCTGACGCGACATGA
- a CDS encoding ABC-three component system middle component 6: protein MILPTKHIRPDRALLAIGADVLGCLREPMTVSRLWDEIRSARADRTVSAPISYDWFVLALDLLFMVKAVQFDRGLLQKAGS from the coding sequence ATGATCCTGCCGACCAAACATATCCGTCCTGATCGGGCGCTCCTTGCCATTGGCGCCGATGTGCTCGGCTGCCTGCGCGAGCCGATGACTGTGTCGCGCCTGTGGGACGAGATCAGGTCGGCGCGCGCCGACCGCACGGTCTCGGCCCCAATCAGTTATGACTGGTTCGTGCTGGCCCTGGATCTGCTGTTCATGGTCAAGGCCGTGCAGTTCGATCGCGGCCTGCTCCAGAAGGCCGGATCATGA